The following coding sequences lie in one Oryza brachyantha chromosome 10, ObraRS2, whole genome shotgun sequence genomic window:
- the LOC121055546 gene encoding classical arabinogalactan protein 9-like: MPSAGTKGRALLPPGRCPTSPSPRRRGAAPAFPRDPLSFSHAAAVALPEMPRPPLAPPLSAPPPVLASPSARSPPPVAARLRRRLPDAPSALLAAPTVASNSFDGGGEQRAGGARACAADGDKQRGGSCEQRDGRAQACGADDGEQRDGGARVRADDSE, translated from the exons ATGCCGTCGGCAGGCACCAAGGGCCGCGCGCTGCTGCCACCGGGTCGCTGCCCGACGTCCCCGTCGCCACGCCGTCGTGGTGCCGCTCCTGCCTTCCCGCGCGATCCCCTCTCGTTCTCGCAtgccgctgccgtcgctcTCCCCGAGATGCCACGTCCTCctttggcgccgccgctctcagcgccgccgccggttctcGCATCGCCGTCCGCCAGATCAccaccgcccgtcgccgcccgcttgcgACGCCGCCTGCCGGACGCGCCCTCCGCACTGCTCGCCG CTCCGACGGTGGCAAGCAACAGCTTCGACGGAGGTGGCGAGCAGAGGGCCGGTGGTGCTCGGGCTTGCGCGGCCGACGGCGATAAGCAGAGAGGCGGCAGCTGCGAGCAGAGGGATGGCCGTGCTCAAGCCTGCggggccgacgacggcgagcagaGGGACGGCGGTGCTCGGGTGCGTGCCGACGACAGCGAGTAG
- the LOC102711648 gene encoding probable tRNA (guanine(26)-N(2))-dimethyltransferase 2 isoform X1, translating into MPPLACRFSRIRNPRLNPSSSANLVARLVLACSSSSSRLEPPELPGPGARGGGGFPATIREGKAEIFADDSNSVFYNKAQVNNRDLSIAVLRSFISRRREEHDAQLRKGISNDEPGTGSHAEILPKHHPEELDHIRGGFEDKALNEETGYKPPKVLEALAASGLRAIRYALEVDGIGEVIAVDNNEAAIEACKKNIRHNGSVASSKVVPHLADARVYMLTHPKEFDVVDIDPYGSPAAFLDSAVQCVADGGILMCSATDMAVLAGGNAEVCFSKYGSYPLKGKHCHEMALRILLACIESHAIRHKRYIVPIISVHMDFYIRVFVRIFTSASKVKSSPLRLAHVYQCTGCSSFHFQNIGRINSKDTRNIALPNFSPVVAQECSECGHNFVMGGPIWSDPMHDKEWAACILSSIQAMSCTYSAFAKISAIMTSVSEELPKAPLFVSLHNLCAILKCTNPTIAMFQSAIRNAGYQISGCHVDPLALKTDAPMSVIWDIMRCWVKIHAVKFRPGNHPGTRILSQEPKLQAKFSLVPGSLAARKTPRFVPNPEKYWGPKTKAGRQPKILPVDNL; encoded by the exons ATGCCCCCCCTCGCATGCCGTTTCTCCCGGATTCGCAATCCGCGCCTCAACCCATCATCGTCGGCGAATCTGGTCGCCCGCCTCGTGCTCGCCTGCTCGTCCTCCTCTTCCCGCCTGGAGCCACCGGAGCTTCCCGGTCCCGGGGctcgtggcggcggaggattCCCAGCGACCATCAGGGAAGGGAAGGCGGAGATCTTCGCCGACGACTCCAACTCGGTCTTCTACAACAAGGCCCAG GTTAATAACAGAGATCTTTCCATTGCTGTATTGAGGTCATTTATTTCGCGAAGACGTGAAGAGCATGATGCCCAATTAAGAAAAg GTATTTCCAACGATGAACCAGGCACAGGCAGTCATGCTGAAATACTGCCAAAACATCACCCCGAAGAATTGGACCACATAAGAGGAGGATTTGAGGACAAGGCATTGAATGAAGAAACTGGCTATAAACCACCCAAAGTTCTTGAG GCTTTAGCTGCATCGGGATTAAGAGCTATTAGGTATGCCCTTGAAGTAGATGGGATTGGGGAAGTTATAGCTGTTGATAACAATGAAG CAGCTATAGAGgcctgtaaaaaaaatatccgcCACAATGGCAGTGTTGCATCTTCAAAGGTGGTACCACATCTTGCTGATGCACGTGTTTACATGCTCACCCACCCAAAAGAATTTGATGTG GTTGACATTGACCCTTATGGATCGCCAGCTGCATTTCTAGATTCGGCAGTTCAGTGTGTTGCAGATGGTGGTATCTTGATGTGCTCAGCTACAGACATGGCTGTGCTTGCTGGCGGCAATGCAGAAGTTTGTTTTTCCAA GTATGGGTCTTATCCATTGAAGGGCAAACACTGCCATGAGATGGCCCTGAGGATTCTTCTTGCTTGTATTGAG tcACATGCCATCCGCCACAAGCGCTATATAGTTCCTATAATATCAGTGCACATGGATTTCTACATTAGGGTCTTTGTGCGAATCTTCAC TTCAGCTAGCAAAGTAAAAAGCTCACCCCTTAGATTAGCACATGTCTACCAATGTACTGGATGCAGTTCATTTCACTTTCAAAACATTGGAAGAATTAACTCAAAG GACACGAGGAATATTGCCCTACCAAATTTTTCCCCTGTTGTAGCTCAGGAATGTTCTGAATGTGGCCATAACTTTGTGATGGGGGGACCTATATGGAGTGATCCAATGCATGACAAAGAATGGGCTGCTTGTATTTTGTCGAGTATCCAAGCTATGAGTTGCACATATTCTGCTTTTGCCAAGATTTCAGCTATAATGACATCAGTATCGGAG GAATTGCCCAAAGCACCTTTATTTGTTAGTCTTCACAATTTATGTGCAATCCTGAAGTGCACCAATCCAACGATTGCAATGTTTCAATCTGCTATCAGAAATGCTGGTTATCAAATATCAGGCTGCCATGTGGATCCACTGGCTCTTAAAACAGATGCCCCTATGTCTGTAATTTGGGACATCATGCGATGTTgg GTCAAGATTCATGCTGTAAAGTTTCGGCCTGGAAATCATCCAGGTACTAGGATACTGTCCCAAGAGCCTAAACTACAG GCAAAATTTTCCCTTGTACCTGGTAGTTTAGCAGCACGGAAGACCCCAAGATTTGTACCTAATCCCGAAAAATATTGGGGTCCTAAGACAAAGGCCGGTAGACAACCAAAGATACTACCAGTGGACAATTTATAA
- the LOC102711648 gene encoding probable tRNA (guanine(26)-N(2))-dimethyltransferase 2 isoform X2 has protein sequence MPPLACRFSRIRNPRLNPSSSANLVARLVLACSSSSSRLEPPELPGPGARGGGGFPATIREGKAEIFADDSNSVFYNKAQVNNRDLSIAVLRSFISRRREEHDAQLRKGISNDEPGTGSHAEILPKHHPEELDHIRGGFEDKALNEETGYKPPKVLEALAASGLRAIRYALEVDGIGEVIAVDNNEAIEACKKNIRHNGSVASSKVVPHLADARVYMLTHPKEFDVVDIDPYGSPAAFLDSAVQCVADGGILMCSATDMAVLAGGNAEVCFSKYGSYPLKGKHCHEMALRILLACIESHAIRHKRYIVPIISVHMDFYIRVFVRIFTSASKVKSSPLRLAHVYQCTGCSSFHFQNIGRINSKDTRNIALPNFSPVVAQECSECGHNFVMGGPIWSDPMHDKEWAACILSSIQAMSCTYSAFAKISAIMTSVSEELPKAPLFVSLHNLCAILKCTNPTIAMFQSAIRNAGYQISGCHVDPLALKTDAPMSVIWDIMRCWVKIHAVKFRPGNHPGTRILSQEPKLQAKFSLVPGSLAARKTPRFVPNPEKYWGPKTKAGRQPKILPVDNL, from the exons ATGCCCCCCCTCGCATGCCGTTTCTCCCGGATTCGCAATCCGCGCCTCAACCCATCATCGTCGGCGAATCTGGTCGCCCGCCTCGTGCTCGCCTGCTCGTCCTCCTCTTCCCGCCTGGAGCCACCGGAGCTTCCCGGTCCCGGGGctcgtggcggcggaggattCCCAGCGACCATCAGGGAAGGGAAGGCGGAGATCTTCGCCGACGACTCCAACTCGGTCTTCTACAACAAGGCCCAG GTTAATAACAGAGATCTTTCCATTGCTGTATTGAGGTCATTTATTTCGCGAAGACGTGAAGAGCATGATGCCCAATTAAGAAAAg GTATTTCCAACGATGAACCAGGCACAGGCAGTCATGCTGAAATACTGCCAAAACATCACCCCGAAGAATTGGACCACATAAGAGGAGGATTTGAGGACAAGGCATTGAATGAAGAAACTGGCTATAAACCACCCAAAGTTCTTGAG GCTTTAGCTGCATCGGGATTAAGAGCTATTAGGTATGCCCTTGAAGTAGATGGGATTGGGGAAGTTATAGCTGTTGATAACAATGAAG CTATAGAGgcctgtaaaaaaaatatccgcCACAATGGCAGTGTTGCATCTTCAAAGGTGGTACCACATCTTGCTGATGCACGTGTTTACATGCTCACCCACCCAAAAGAATTTGATGTG GTTGACATTGACCCTTATGGATCGCCAGCTGCATTTCTAGATTCGGCAGTTCAGTGTGTTGCAGATGGTGGTATCTTGATGTGCTCAGCTACAGACATGGCTGTGCTTGCTGGCGGCAATGCAGAAGTTTGTTTTTCCAA GTATGGGTCTTATCCATTGAAGGGCAAACACTGCCATGAGATGGCCCTGAGGATTCTTCTTGCTTGTATTGAG tcACATGCCATCCGCCACAAGCGCTATATAGTTCCTATAATATCAGTGCACATGGATTTCTACATTAGGGTCTTTGTGCGAATCTTCAC TTCAGCTAGCAAAGTAAAAAGCTCACCCCTTAGATTAGCACATGTCTACCAATGTACTGGATGCAGTTCATTTCACTTTCAAAACATTGGAAGAATTAACTCAAAG GACACGAGGAATATTGCCCTACCAAATTTTTCCCCTGTTGTAGCTCAGGAATGTTCTGAATGTGGCCATAACTTTGTGATGGGGGGACCTATATGGAGTGATCCAATGCATGACAAAGAATGGGCTGCTTGTATTTTGTCGAGTATCCAAGCTATGAGTTGCACATATTCTGCTTTTGCCAAGATTTCAGCTATAATGACATCAGTATCGGAG GAATTGCCCAAAGCACCTTTATTTGTTAGTCTTCACAATTTATGTGCAATCCTGAAGTGCACCAATCCAACGATTGCAATGTTTCAATCTGCTATCAGAAATGCTGGTTATCAAATATCAGGCTGCCATGTGGATCCACTGGCTCTTAAAACAGATGCCCCTATGTCTGTAATTTGGGACATCATGCGATGTTgg GTCAAGATTCATGCTGTAAAGTTTCGGCCTGGAAATCATCCAGGTACTAGGATACTGTCCCAAGAGCCTAAACTACAG GCAAAATTTTCCCTTGTACCTGGTAGTTTAGCAGCACGGAAGACCCCAAGATTTGTACCTAATCCCGAAAAATATTGGGGTCCTAAGACAAAGGCCGGTAGACAACCAAAGATACTACCAGTGGACAATTTATAA
- the LOC102711648 gene encoding probable tRNA (guanine(26)-N(2))-dimethyltransferase 2 isoform X3 — translation MPPLACRFSRIRNPRLNPSSSANLVARLVLACSSSSSRLEPPELPGPGARGGGGFPATIREGKAEIFADDSNSVFYNKAQVNNRDLSIAVLRSFISRRREEHDAQLRKGTGSHAEILPKHHPEELDHIRGGFEDKALNEETGYKPPKVLEALAASGLRAIRYALEVDGIGEVIAVDNNEAAIEACKKNIRHNGSVASSKVVPHLADARVYMLTHPKEFDVVDIDPYGSPAAFLDSAVQCVADGGILMCSATDMAVLAGGNAEVCFSKYGSYPLKGKHCHEMALRILLACIESHAIRHKRYIVPIISVHMDFYIRVFVRIFTSASKVKSSPLRLAHVYQCTGCSSFHFQNIGRINSKDTRNIALPNFSPVVAQECSECGHNFVMGGPIWSDPMHDKEWAACILSSIQAMSCTYSAFAKISAIMTSVSEELPKAPLFVSLHNLCAILKCTNPTIAMFQSAIRNAGYQISGCHVDPLALKTDAPMSVIWDIMRCWVKIHAVKFRPGNHPGTRILSQEPKLQAKFSLVPGSLAARKTPRFVPNPEKYWGPKTKAGRQPKILPVDNL, via the exons ATGCCCCCCCTCGCATGCCGTTTCTCCCGGATTCGCAATCCGCGCCTCAACCCATCATCGTCGGCGAATCTGGTCGCCCGCCTCGTGCTCGCCTGCTCGTCCTCCTCTTCCCGCCTGGAGCCACCGGAGCTTCCCGGTCCCGGGGctcgtggcggcggaggattCCCAGCGACCATCAGGGAAGGGAAGGCGGAGATCTTCGCCGACGACTCCAACTCGGTCTTCTACAACAAGGCCCAG GTTAATAACAGAGATCTTTCCATTGCTGTATTGAGGTCATTTATTTCGCGAAGACGTGAAGAGCATGATGCCCAATTAAGAAAAg GCACAGGCAGTCATGCTGAAATACTGCCAAAACATCACCCCGAAGAATTGGACCACATAAGAGGAGGATTTGAGGACAAGGCATTGAATGAAGAAACTGGCTATAAACCACCCAAAGTTCTTGAG GCTTTAGCTGCATCGGGATTAAGAGCTATTAGGTATGCCCTTGAAGTAGATGGGATTGGGGAAGTTATAGCTGTTGATAACAATGAAG CAGCTATAGAGgcctgtaaaaaaaatatccgcCACAATGGCAGTGTTGCATCTTCAAAGGTGGTACCACATCTTGCTGATGCACGTGTTTACATGCTCACCCACCCAAAAGAATTTGATGTG GTTGACATTGACCCTTATGGATCGCCAGCTGCATTTCTAGATTCGGCAGTTCAGTGTGTTGCAGATGGTGGTATCTTGATGTGCTCAGCTACAGACATGGCTGTGCTTGCTGGCGGCAATGCAGAAGTTTGTTTTTCCAA GTATGGGTCTTATCCATTGAAGGGCAAACACTGCCATGAGATGGCCCTGAGGATTCTTCTTGCTTGTATTGAG tcACATGCCATCCGCCACAAGCGCTATATAGTTCCTATAATATCAGTGCACATGGATTTCTACATTAGGGTCTTTGTGCGAATCTTCAC TTCAGCTAGCAAAGTAAAAAGCTCACCCCTTAGATTAGCACATGTCTACCAATGTACTGGATGCAGTTCATTTCACTTTCAAAACATTGGAAGAATTAACTCAAAG GACACGAGGAATATTGCCCTACCAAATTTTTCCCCTGTTGTAGCTCAGGAATGTTCTGAATGTGGCCATAACTTTGTGATGGGGGGACCTATATGGAGTGATCCAATGCATGACAAAGAATGGGCTGCTTGTATTTTGTCGAGTATCCAAGCTATGAGTTGCACATATTCTGCTTTTGCCAAGATTTCAGCTATAATGACATCAGTATCGGAG GAATTGCCCAAAGCACCTTTATTTGTTAGTCTTCACAATTTATGTGCAATCCTGAAGTGCACCAATCCAACGATTGCAATGTTTCAATCTGCTATCAGAAATGCTGGTTATCAAATATCAGGCTGCCATGTGGATCCACTGGCTCTTAAAACAGATGCCCCTATGTCTGTAATTTGGGACATCATGCGATGTTgg GTCAAGATTCATGCTGTAAAGTTTCGGCCTGGAAATCATCCAGGTACTAGGATACTGTCCCAAGAGCCTAAACTACAG GCAAAATTTTCCCTTGTACCTGGTAGTTTAGCAGCACGGAAGACCCCAAGATTTGTACCTAATCCCGAAAAATATTGGGGTCCTAAGACAAAGGCCGGTAGACAACCAAAGATACTACCAGTGGACAATTTATAA
- the LOC102711648 gene encoding probable tRNA (guanine(26)-N(2))-dimethyltransferase 2 isoform X4: protein MPPLACRFSRIRNPRLNPSSSANLVARLVLACSSSSSRLEPPELPGPGARGGGGFPATIREGKAEIFADDSNSVFYNKAQVNNRDLSIAVLRSFISRRREEHDAQLRKGISNDEPGTGSHAEILPKHHPEELDHIRGGFEDKALNEETGYKPPKVLEALAASGLRAIRYALEVDGIGEVIAVDNNEAAIEACKKNIRHNGSVASSKVVPHLADARVYMLTHPKEFDVVDIDPYGSPAAFLDSAVQCVADGGILMCSATDMAVLAGGNAEVCFSKYGSYPLKGKHCHEMALRILLACIESHAIRHKRYIVPIISVHMDFYIRVFVRIFTSASKVKSSPLRLAHVYQCTGCSSFHFQNIGRINSKDTRNIALPNFSPVVAQECSECGHNFVMGGPIWSDPMHDKEWAACILSSIQAMSCTYSAFAKISAIMTSVSEELPKAPLFVSLHNLCAILKCTNPTIAMFQSAIRNAGYQISGCHVDPLALKTDAPMSVIWDIMRCWVKIHAVKFRPGNHPGTRILSQEPKLQRNTILKQYCEECIHMYIYTGKK from the exons ATGCCCCCCCTCGCATGCCGTTTCTCCCGGATTCGCAATCCGCGCCTCAACCCATCATCGTCGGCGAATCTGGTCGCCCGCCTCGTGCTCGCCTGCTCGTCCTCCTCTTCCCGCCTGGAGCCACCGGAGCTTCCCGGTCCCGGGGctcgtggcggcggaggattCCCAGCGACCATCAGGGAAGGGAAGGCGGAGATCTTCGCCGACGACTCCAACTCGGTCTTCTACAACAAGGCCCAG GTTAATAACAGAGATCTTTCCATTGCTGTATTGAGGTCATTTATTTCGCGAAGACGTGAAGAGCATGATGCCCAATTAAGAAAAg GTATTTCCAACGATGAACCAGGCACAGGCAGTCATGCTGAAATACTGCCAAAACATCACCCCGAAGAATTGGACCACATAAGAGGAGGATTTGAGGACAAGGCATTGAATGAAGAAACTGGCTATAAACCACCCAAAGTTCTTGAG GCTTTAGCTGCATCGGGATTAAGAGCTATTAGGTATGCCCTTGAAGTAGATGGGATTGGGGAAGTTATAGCTGTTGATAACAATGAAG CAGCTATAGAGgcctgtaaaaaaaatatccgcCACAATGGCAGTGTTGCATCTTCAAAGGTGGTACCACATCTTGCTGATGCACGTGTTTACATGCTCACCCACCCAAAAGAATTTGATGTG GTTGACATTGACCCTTATGGATCGCCAGCTGCATTTCTAGATTCGGCAGTTCAGTGTGTTGCAGATGGTGGTATCTTGATGTGCTCAGCTACAGACATGGCTGTGCTTGCTGGCGGCAATGCAGAAGTTTGTTTTTCCAA GTATGGGTCTTATCCATTGAAGGGCAAACACTGCCATGAGATGGCCCTGAGGATTCTTCTTGCTTGTATTGAG tcACATGCCATCCGCCACAAGCGCTATATAGTTCCTATAATATCAGTGCACATGGATTTCTACATTAGGGTCTTTGTGCGAATCTTCAC TTCAGCTAGCAAAGTAAAAAGCTCACCCCTTAGATTAGCACATGTCTACCAATGTACTGGATGCAGTTCATTTCACTTTCAAAACATTGGAAGAATTAACTCAAAG GACACGAGGAATATTGCCCTACCAAATTTTTCCCCTGTTGTAGCTCAGGAATGTTCTGAATGTGGCCATAACTTTGTGATGGGGGGACCTATATGGAGTGATCCAATGCATGACAAAGAATGGGCTGCTTGTATTTTGTCGAGTATCCAAGCTATGAGTTGCACATATTCTGCTTTTGCCAAGATTTCAGCTATAATGACATCAGTATCGGAG GAATTGCCCAAAGCACCTTTATTTGTTAGTCTTCACAATTTATGTGCAATCCTGAAGTGCACCAATCCAACGATTGCAATGTTTCAATCTGCTATCAGAAATGCTGGTTATCAAATATCAGGCTGCCATGTGGATCCACTGGCTCTTAAAACAGATGCCCCTATGTCTGTAATTTGGGACATCATGCGATGTTgg GTCAAGATTCATGCTGTAAAGTTTCGGCCTGGAAATCATCCAGGTACTAGGATACTGTCCCAAGAGCCTAAACTACAG AGAAATACTATTTTGAAACAATATTGTGAAGAGTGCatacatatgtacatatacACAGGCAAAAAGTGA
- the LOC102711648 gene encoding probable tRNA (guanine(26)-N(2))-dimethyltransferase 1 isoform X5 — protein MPPLACRFSRIRNPRLNPSSSANLVARLVLACSSSSSRLEPPELPGPGARGGGGFPATIREGKAEIFADDSNSVFYNKAQVNNRDLSIAVLRSFISRRREEHDAQLRKGISNDEPGTGSHAEILPKHHPEELDHIRGGFEDKALNEETGYKPPKVLEALAASGLRAIRYALEVDGIGEVIAVDNNEAAIEACKKNIRHNGSVASSKVVPHLADARVYMLTHPKEFDVVDIDPYGSPAAFLDSAVQCVADGGILMCSATDMAVLAGGNAEVCFSKYGSYPLKGKHCHEMALRILLACIESHAIRHKRYIVPIISVHMDFYIRVFVRIFTLLPAEFFPLHVPFLRIYVICAIFVIFYGLQCNYKCDFFHAVQLAK, from the exons ATGCCCCCCCTCGCATGCCGTTTCTCCCGGATTCGCAATCCGCGCCTCAACCCATCATCGTCGGCGAATCTGGTCGCCCGCCTCGTGCTCGCCTGCTCGTCCTCCTCTTCCCGCCTGGAGCCACCGGAGCTTCCCGGTCCCGGGGctcgtggcggcggaggattCCCAGCGACCATCAGGGAAGGGAAGGCGGAGATCTTCGCCGACGACTCCAACTCGGTCTTCTACAACAAGGCCCAG GTTAATAACAGAGATCTTTCCATTGCTGTATTGAGGTCATTTATTTCGCGAAGACGTGAAGAGCATGATGCCCAATTAAGAAAAg GTATTTCCAACGATGAACCAGGCACAGGCAGTCATGCTGAAATACTGCCAAAACATCACCCCGAAGAATTGGACCACATAAGAGGAGGATTTGAGGACAAGGCATTGAATGAAGAAACTGGCTATAAACCACCCAAAGTTCTTGAG GCTTTAGCTGCATCGGGATTAAGAGCTATTAGGTATGCCCTTGAAGTAGATGGGATTGGGGAAGTTATAGCTGTTGATAACAATGAAG CAGCTATAGAGgcctgtaaaaaaaatatccgcCACAATGGCAGTGTTGCATCTTCAAAGGTGGTACCACATCTTGCTGATGCACGTGTTTACATGCTCACCCACCCAAAAGAATTTGATGTG GTTGACATTGACCCTTATGGATCGCCAGCTGCATTTCTAGATTCGGCAGTTCAGTGTGTTGCAGATGGTGGTATCTTGATGTGCTCAGCTACAGACATGGCTGTGCTTGCTGGCGGCAATGCAGAAGTTTGTTTTTCCAA GTATGGGTCTTATCCATTGAAGGGCAAACACTGCCATGAGATGGCCCTGAGGATTCTTCTTGCTTGTATTGAG tcACATGCCATCCGCCACAAGCGCTATATAGTTCCTATAATATCAGTGCACATGGATTTCTACATTAGGGTCTTTGTGCGAATCTTCACGTTGTTGCCTGCTGAATTCTTTCCTCTACACGTTCCTTTCCTTAGGATTTATGTTATCTGTGCTATTTTTGTTATCTTTTATGGCCTACAATGCAATTACAAGTGTGACTTTTTCCATGCAGTTCAGCTAGCAAAGTAA
- the LOC102711648 gene encoding probable tRNA (guanine(26)-N(2))-dimethyltransferase 1 isoform X7 encodes MPPLACRFSRIRNPRLNPSSSANLVARLVLACSSSSSRLEPPELPGPGARGGGGFPATIREGKAEIFADDSNSVFYNKAQVNNRDLSIAVLRSFISRRREEHDAQLRKGISNDEPGTGSHAEILPKHHPEELDHIRGGFEDKALNEETGYKPPKVLEALAASGLRAIRYALEVDGIGEVIAVDNNEAAIEACKKNIRHNGSVASSKVVPHLADARVYMLTHPKEFDVVDIDPYGSPAAFLDSAVQCVADGGILMCSATDMAVLAGGNAEVCFSKYGSYPLKGKHCHEMALRILLACIEFS; translated from the exons ATGCCCCCCCTCGCATGCCGTTTCTCCCGGATTCGCAATCCGCGCCTCAACCCATCATCGTCGGCGAATCTGGTCGCCCGCCTCGTGCTCGCCTGCTCGTCCTCCTCTTCCCGCCTGGAGCCACCGGAGCTTCCCGGTCCCGGGGctcgtggcggcggaggattCCCAGCGACCATCAGGGAAGGGAAGGCGGAGATCTTCGCCGACGACTCCAACTCGGTCTTCTACAACAAGGCCCAG GTTAATAACAGAGATCTTTCCATTGCTGTATTGAGGTCATTTATTTCGCGAAGACGTGAAGAGCATGATGCCCAATTAAGAAAAg GTATTTCCAACGATGAACCAGGCACAGGCAGTCATGCTGAAATACTGCCAAAACATCACCCCGAAGAATTGGACCACATAAGAGGAGGATTTGAGGACAAGGCATTGAATGAAGAAACTGGCTATAAACCACCCAAAGTTCTTGAG GCTTTAGCTGCATCGGGATTAAGAGCTATTAGGTATGCCCTTGAAGTAGATGGGATTGGGGAAGTTATAGCTGTTGATAACAATGAAG CAGCTATAGAGgcctgtaaaaaaaatatccgcCACAATGGCAGTGTTGCATCTTCAAAGGTGGTACCACATCTTGCTGATGCACGTGTTTACATGCTCACCCACCCAAAAGAATTTGATGTG GTTGACATTGACCCTTATGGATCGCCAGCTGCATTTCTAGATTCGGCAGTTCAGTGTGTTGCAGATGGTGGTATCTTGATGTGCTCAGCTACAGACATGGCTGTGCTTGCTGGCGGCAATGCAGAAGTTTGTTTTTCCAA GTATGGGTCTTATCCATTGAAGGGCAAACACTGCCATGAGATGGCCCTGAGGATTCTTCTTGCTTGTATTGAG TTCAGCTAG
- the LOC102711648 gene encoding probable tRNA (guanine(26)-N(2))-dimethyltransferase 1 isoform X6: MPPLACRFSRIRNPRLNPSSSANLVARLVLACSSSSSRLEPPELPGPGARGGGGFPATIREGKAEIFADDSNSVFYNKAQVNNRDLSIAVLRSFISRRREEHDAQLRKGISNDEPGTGSHAEILPKHHPEELDHIRGGFEDKALNEETGYKPPKVLEALAASGLRAIRYALEVDGIGEVIAVDNNEAAIEACKKNIRHNGSVASSKVVPHLADARVYMLTHPKEFDVVDIDPYGSPAAFLDSAVQCVADGGILMCSATDMAVLAGGNAEVCFSKYGSYPLKGKHCHEMALRILLACIESHAIRHKRYIVPIISVHMDFYIRVFFS; the protein is encoded by the exons ATGCCCCCCCTCGCATGCCGTTTCTCCCGGATTCGCAATCCGCGCCTCAACCCATCATCGTCGGCGAATCTGGTCGCCCGCCTCGTGCTCGCCTGCTCGTCCTCCTCTTCCCGCCTGGAGCCACCGGAGCTTCCCGGTCCCGGGGctcgtggcggcggaggattCCCAGCGACCATCAGGGAAGGGAAGGCGGAGATCTTCGCCGACGACTCCAACTCGGTCTTCTACAACAAGGCCCAG GTTAATAACAGAGATCTTTCCATTGCTGTATTGAGGTCATTTATTTCGCGAAGACGTGAAGAGCATGATGCCCAATTAAGAAAAg GTATTTCCAACGATGAACCAGGCACAGGCAGTCATGCTGAAATACTGCCAAAACATCACCCCGAAGAATTGGACCACATAAGAGGAGGATTTGAGGACAAGGCATTGAATGAAGAAACTGGCTATAAACCACCCAAAGTTCTTGAG GCTTTAGCTGCATCGGGATTAAGAGCTATTAGGTATGCCCTTGAAGTAGATGGGATTGGGGAAGTTATAGCTGTTGATAACAATGAAG CAGCTATAGAGgcctgtaaaaaaaatatccgcCACAATGGCAGTGTTGCATCTTCAAAGGTGGTACCACATCTTGCTGATGCACGTGTTTACATGCTCACCCACCCAAAAGAATTTGATGTG GTTGACATTGACCCTTATGGATCGCCAGCTGCATTTCTAGATTCGGCAGTTCAGTGTGTTGCAGATGGTGGTATCTTGATGTGCTCAGCTACAGACATGGCTGTGCTTGCTGGCGGCAATGCAGAAGTTTGTTTTTCCAA GTATGGGTCTTATCCATTGAAGGGCAAACACTGCCATGAGATGGCCCTGAGGATTCTTCTTGCTTGTATTGAG tcACATGCCATCCGCCACAAGCGCTATATAGTTCCTATAATATCAGTGCACATGGATTTCTACATTAGGGTCTTT TTCAGCTAG